In the Diachasmimorpha longicaudata isolate KC_UGA_2023 chromosome 1, iyDiaLong2, whole genome shotgun sequence genome, one interval contains:
- the LOC135166900 gene encoding serine/threonine-protein kinase BRSK2 isoform X1: MQGKESPVGSNTQETHQYVGPYRLEKTLGKGQTGLVKLGVHCVLGKKVAIKIINREKLSESVLMKVEREIAIMKLIDHPHVLGLTDVYENKKYLYLVLEHVSGGELFDYLVKKARLTPKEARRFFRQIISALDFCHSHNICHRDLKPENLLLDEKNNIKIADFGMASLQPAGSMLETSCGSPHYACPEVIRGEKYDGRKADVWSCGVILYALLVGALPFDDDNLRQLLEKVKRGVFHIPHFVPPDCQNLLRGMIEVNPDKRLTLAEINRHIWVTAAGKGELELELSMMEVVQTHVLPSVEAIDPDVLQAIASLGCFKERDKLIQELLSPNHNTEKVIYFLLLERKRRRPACEDELEVMRGGIRGGTSQLETDPPRKRIDTCRVNGSTALQLGQISQGSPLTPRRQSRCMTVSDSARHHTRRSPSTGSHTHASHSHSSTPGGSPLHGPSLPGLLSPHRSTPISHHGQAPHSPHRLSTGSASSGNGASPNATNSTTTVTAPTIVQPLGSVGIEFNENLPIGVTPPGSPHTGAGSGAHHWRSRLTTIKNSFLGSPRFHRRKLLTSTEEVHLTPDSSPELTKKSWFGSLMATEKDETFTVLVKGKPLASVKADLIHAFLSIAELSHSVSSPMSFKVEYKRGSTAPAMFQRQVRFQVDISAISKHPSEPLFAITFTLLSGNIRRFRRVCEHIQSQVCSRNASLALGSQSRAAPPSPRASRKFATEMSESSSCGSDTSERLFSNPHPATRQVVCFNKIDSDLESESSAFDVKSPTHENGRRSSTSTNNNNQMSGDSTSVPGSPPKAVRSNSESQNTPEKKCVTTMSGSNIA; the protein is encoded by the exons ATGCAGGGCAAAGAGAGCCCGGTTGGGTCCAACACCCAGGAAACCCATCAGTATGTTGGACCCTACAGACTCGAGAAAACCCTGGGCAAGGGACAAACTG GGTTGGTCAAGCTGGGGGTGCATTGTGTACTGGGTAAAAAAGTGGCCATAAAGATCATCAATCGTGAAAAACTATCGGAATCGGTGTTAATGAAGGTCGAACGCGAGATCGCCATCATGAAGCTCATCGATCATCCCCACGTACTGGGTCTTACTGATGTatacgagaataaaaaatatct GTATCTGGTTCTGGAACACGTGTCAGGCGGAGAACTTTTCGATTATCTCGTTAAAAAGGCTCGACTTACGCCAAAAGAAGCGAGAAGATTCTTTCGACAAATCATTTCTGCATTAGATTTCTGTCATAGTCACAACATATG TCATCGAGATTTGAAGCCTGAAAATTTACTCCTGGATGAGAAGAACAACATAAAAATCGCGGACTTTGGAATGGCATCACTGCAACCAGCAGGATCAATGCTAGAAACAAGCTGCGGTTCGCCTCATTACGCTTGTCCCGAAGTCATCAGA GGAGAAAAATACGATGGTAGAAAAGCAGATGTTTGGTCTTGTGGAGTTATTCTTTATGCATTACTAGTTGGAGCTTTACCATTTGATGACGATAATCTCCGTCAACTACTGGAAAAAGTGAAGAGAGGTGTTTTCCACATTCCTCATTTCGTTCCACCCGATTGTCAGAATTTACTTCGAGGAATGATTGAAGTGAATCCTGATAAACGACTCACG TTGGCAGAAATAAATAGGCATATCTGGGTCACTGCAGCAGGAAAAGGAGAATTAGAATTGGAACTATCGATGATGGAAGTAGTGCAGACACATGTGCTCCCGTCCGTCGAGGCGATAGATCCCGATGTACTTCAGGCGATTGCCAGTCTGGGTTGTTTCAAAGAACGTGACAAACTCATCCAAGAATTGCTCAGTCCCAA CCATAACACAGAAAAggtgatatattttttgctTTTGGAGCGAAAAAGAAGAAGACCAGCCTGTGAAGATGAGTTAGAAGTCATGAGAGGCGGAATTCGAGGTGGCACTAGCCAATTAGAAACCGATCCCCCGAGAAAACGTATAGATACTTGTCGAGTAAATGGCAGTACAGCATTGCAACTGGGTCAGATCAGTCAAGGATCACCACTGACTCCACGAAGGCAATCCAG ATGTATGACTGTTTCTGACAGTGCCAGACACCATACGAGACGTTCGCCGAGCACTGGATCTCACACCCACGCATCCCATTCTCATTCATCAACTCCTGGAGGATCACCTCTGCATGGACCAAGTCTCCCGGGGCTCCTCAGTCCACATAGATCGACGCCGATTTCACATCATGGCCAGGCCCCACACAGTCCTCATCGATTATCCACTGGAAGTGCCAGCAGCGGAAATGGAGCATCTCCTAATGCAACAAATTCCACAACAACGGTCACGGCGCCCACTATTGTCCAGCCTCTCGGTAGCGTTGGCATTGAATTCAATGAGAATCTGCCAA TCGGTGTTACGCCACCGGGATCACCTCATACTGGTGCAGGCTCGGGGGCCCATCATTGGCGATCGCGACTtactacaataaaaaattccttccTTGGTAGTCCACGGTTCCATCGACGTAAACTGCTCACTAGCACCGAAGAG GTTCATCTCACACCCGATTCCTCTCCGGAGTTAACGAAGAAGTCTTGGTTTGGTAGTCTTATGGCAACAGAAAAGGATGAGACATTTACAGTTCTCGTGAAAGGGAAGCCGTTGGCCAGTGTCAAAGCCGATCTTATCCACGCATTTCTATCA ATAGCAGAATTGTCTCACAGCGTGAGCTCACCAATGTCTTTCAAAGTTGAATACAAACGTGGAAGTACAGCACCAGCAATGTTCCAAAGACAAGTGAGGTTCCAAGTTGACATTAGTGCTATTTCGAAACATCCGAGTGAACCACTGTTTGCTATTACCTTCACACTTTTAAGTG GTAATATAAGACGATTTCGAAGGGTTTGTGAACATATACAGTCCCAGGTGTGTTCGAGAAATGCCAGTCTTGCTCTGGGATCTCAAAGCAGGGCTGCGCCACCGAGTCCAAGAGCATCGAGGAAATTCGCTACTGAAATGAGTGAGAGTTCAAGTTGTGGGAGTGACACTAGTGAGAGGCTATTCTCTAATCCTCATCCTGCTACCAGACAGGTAGTTTGTTTCAATAAG
- the LOC135166900 gene encoding serine/threonine-protein kinase BRSK2 isoform X3 — protein sequence MQGKESPVGSNTQETHQYVGPYRLEKTLGKGQTGLVKLGVHCVLGKKVAIKIINREKLSESVLMKVEREIAIMKLIDHPHVLGLTDVYENKKYLYLVLEHVSGGELFDYLVKKARLTPKEARRFFRQIISALDFCHSHNICHRDLKPENLLLDEKNNIKIADFGMASLQPAGSMLETSCGSPHYACPEVIRGEKYDGRKADVWSCGVILYALLVGALPFDDDNLRQLLEKVKRGVFHIPHFVPPDCQNLLRGMIEVNPDKRLTLAEINRHIWVTAAGKGELELELSMMEVVQTHVLPSVEAIDPDVLQAIASLGCFKERDKLIQELLSPNHNTEKVIYFLLLERKRRRPACEDELEVMRGGIRGGTSQLETDPPRKRIDTCRVNGSTALQLGQISQGSPLTPRRQSSARHHTRRSPSTGSHTHASHSHSSTPGGSPLHGPSLPGLLSPHRSTPISHHGQAPHSPHRLSTGSASSGNGASPNATNSTTTVTAPTIVQPLGSVGIEFNENLPIGVTPPGSPHTGAGSGAHHWRSRLTTIKNSFLGSPRFHRRKLLTSTEEVHLTPDSSPELTKKSWFGSLMATEKDETFTVLVKGKPLASVKADLIHAFLSIAELSHSVSSPMSFKVEYKRGSTAPAMFQRQVRFQVDISAISKHPSEPLFAITFTLLSGNIRRFRRVCEHIQSQVCSRNASLALGSQSRAAPPSPRASRKFATEMSESSSCGSDTSERLFSNPHPATRQVVCFNKIDSDLESESSAFDVKSPTHENGRRSSTSTNNNNQMSGDSTSVPGSPPKAVRSNSESQNTPEKKCVTTMSGSNIA from the exons ATGCAGGGCAAAGAGAGCCCGGTTGGGTCCAACACCCAGGAAACCCATCAGTATGTTGGACCCTACAGACTCGAGAAAACCCTGGGCAAGGGACAAACTG GGTTGGTCAAGCTGGGGGTGCATTGTGTACTGGGTAAAAAAGTGGCCATAAAGATCATCAATCGTGAAAAACTATCGGAATCGGTGTTAATGAAGGTCGAACGCGAGATCGCCATCATGAAGCTCATCGATCATCCCCACGTACTGGGTCTTACTGATGTatacgagaataaaaaatatct GTATCTGGTTCTGGAACACGTGTCAGGCGGAGAACTTTTCGATTATCTCGTTAAAAAGGCTCGACTTACGCCAAAAGAAGCGAGAAGATTCTTTCGACAAATCATTTCTGCATTAGATTTCTGTCATAGTCACAACATATG TCATCGAGATTTGAAGCCTGAAAATTTACTCCTGGATGAGAAGAACAACATAAAAATCGCGGACTTTGGAATGGCATCACTGCAACCAGCAGGATCAATGCTAGAAACAAGCTGCGGTTCGCCTCATTACGCTTGTCCCGAAGTCATCAGA GGAGAAAAATACGATGGTAGAAAAGCAGATGTTTGGTCTTGTGGAGTTATTCTTTATGCATTACTAGTTGGAGCTTTACCATTTGATGACGATAATCTCCGTCAACTACTGGAAAAAGTGAAGAGAGGTGTTTTCCACATTCCTCATTTCGTTCCACCCGATTGTCAGAATTTACTTCGAGGAATGATTGAAGTGAATCCTGATAAACGACTCACG TTGGCAGAAATAAATAGGCATATCTGGGTCACTGCAGCAGGAAAAGGAGAATTAGAATTGGAACTATCGATGATGGAAGTAGTGCAGACACATGTGCTCCCGTCCGTCGAGGCGATAGATCCCGATGTACTTCAGGCGATTGCCAGTCTGGGTTGTTTCAAAGAACGTGACAAACTCATCCAAGAATTGCTCAGTCCCAA CCATAACACAGAAAAggtgatatattttttgctTTTGGAGCGAAAAAGAAGAAGACCAGCCTGTGAAGATGAGTTAGAAGTCATGAGAGGCGGAATTCGAGGTGGCACTAGCCAATTAGAAACCGATCCCCCGAGAAAACGTATAGATACTTGTCGAGTAAATGGCAGTACAGCATTGCAACTGGGTCAGATCAGTCAAGGATCACCACTGACTCCACGAAGGCAATCCAG TGCCAGACACCATACGAGACGTTCGCCGAGCACTGGATCTCACACCCACGCATCCCATTCTCATTCATCAACTCCTGGAGGATCACCTCTGCATGGACCAAGTCTCCCGGGGCTCCTCAGTCCACATAGATCGACGCCGATTTCACATCATGGCCAGGCCCCACACAGTCCTCATCGATTATCCACTGGAAGTGCCAGCAGCGGAAATGGAGCATCTCCTAATGCAACAAATTCCACAACAACGGTCACGGCGCCCACTATTGTCCAGCCTCTCGGTAGCGTTGGCATTGAATTCAATGAGAATCTGCCAA TCGGTGTTACGCCACCGGGATCACCTCATACTGGTGCAGGCTCGGGGGCCCATCATTGGCGATCGCGACTtactacaataaaaaattccttccTTGGTAGTCCACGGTTCCATCGACGTAAACTGCTCACTAGCACCGAAGAG GTTCATCTCACACCCGATTCCTCTCCGGAGTTAACGAAGAAGTCTTGGTTTGGTAGTCTTATGGCAACAGAAAAGGATGAGACATTTACAGTTCTCGTGAAAGGGAAGCCGTTGGCCAGTGTCAAAGCCGATCTTATCCACGCATTTCTATCA ATAGCAGAATTGTCTCACAGCGTGAGCTCACCAATGTCTTTCAAAGTTGAATACAAACGTGGAAGTACAGCACCAGCAATGTTCCAAAGACAAGTGAGGTTCCAAGTTGACATTAGTGCTATTTCGAAACATCCGAGTGAACCACTGTTTGCTATTACCTTCACACTTTTAAGTG GTAATATAAGACGATTTCGAAGGGTTTGTGAACATATACAGTCCCAGGTGTGTTCGAGAAATGCCAGTCTTGCTCTGGGATCTCAAAGCAGGGCTGCGCCACCGAGTCCAAGAGCATCGAGGAAATTCGCTACTGAAATGAGTGAGAGTTCAAGTTGTGGGAGTGACACTAGTGAGAGGCTATTCTCTAATCCTCATCCTGCTACCAGACAGGTAGTTTGTTTCAATAAG
- the LOC135166900 gene encoding serine/threonine-protein kinase BRSK2 isoform X2 has translation MQGKESPVGSNTQETHQYVGPYRLEKTLGKGQTGLVKLGVHCVLGKKVAIKIINREKLSESVLMKVEREIAIMKLIDHPHVLGLTDVYENKKYLYLVLEHVSGGELFDYLVKKARLTPKEARRFFRQIISALDFCHSHNICHRDLKPENLLLDEKNNIKIADFGMASLQPAGSMLETSCGSPHYACPEVIRGEKYDGRKADVWSCGVILYALLVGALPFDDDNLRQLLEKVKRGVFHIPHFVPPDCQNLLRGMIEVNPDKRLTLAEINRHIWVTAAGKGELELELSMMEVVQTHVLPSVEAIDPDVLQAIASLGCFKERDKLIQELLSPNHNTEKVIYFLLLERKRRRPACEDELEVMRGGIRGGTSQLETDPPRKRIDTCRVNGSTALQLGQISQGSPLTPRRQSRCMTVSDSARHHTRRSPSTGSHTHASHSHSSTPGGSPLHGPSLPGLLSPHRSTPISHHGQAPHSPHRLSTGSASSGNGASPNATNSTTTVTAPTIVQPLGSVGIEFNENLPIGVTPPGSPHTGAGSGAHHWRSRLTTIKNSFLGSPRFHRRKLLTSTEEVHLTPDSSPELTKKSWFGSLMATEKDETFTVLVKGKPLASVKADLIHAFLSIAELSHSVSSPMSFKVEYKRGSTAPAMFQRQVRFQVDISAISKHPSEPLFAITFTLLSGNIRRFRRVCEHIQSQVCSRNASLALGSQSRAAPPSPRASRKFATEMSESSSCGSDTSERLFSNPHPATRQIDSDLESESSAFDVKSPTHENGRRSSTSTNNNNQMSGDSTSVPGSPPKAVRSNSESQNTPEKKCVTTMSGSNIA, from the exons ATGCAGGGCAAAGAGAGCCCGGTTGGGTCCAACACCCAGGAAACCCATCAGTATGTTGGACCCTACAGACTCGAGAAAACCCTGGGCAAGGGACAAACTG GGTTGGTCAAGCTGGGGGTGCATTGTGTACTGGGTAAAAAAGTGGCCATAAAGATCATCAATCGTGAAAAACTATCGGAATCGGTGTTAATGAAGGTCGAACGCGAGATCGCCATCATGAAGCTCATCGATCATCCCCACGTACTGGGTCTTACTGATGTatacgagaataaaaaatatct GTATCTGGTTCTGGAACACGTGTCAGGCGGAGAACTTTTCGATTATCTCGTTAAAAAGGCTCGACTTACGCCAAAAGAAGCGAGAAGATTCTTTCGACAAATCATTTCTGCATTAGATTTCTGTCATAGTCACAACATATG TCATCGAGATTTGAAGCCTGAAAATTTACTCCTGGATGAGAAGAACAACATAAAAATCGCGGACTTTGGAATGGCATCACTGCAACCAGCAGGATCAATGCTAGAAACAAGCTGCGGTTCGCCTCATTACGCTTGTCCCGAAGTCATCAGA GGAGAAAAATACGATGGTAGAAAAGCAGATGTTTGGTCTTGTGGAGTTATTCTTTATGCATTACTAGTTGGAGCTTTACCATTTGATGACGATAATCTCCGTCAACTACTGGAAAAAGTGAAGAGAGGTGTTTTCCACATTCCTCATTTCGTTCCACCCGATTGTCAGAATTTACTTCGAGGAATGATTGAAGTGAATCCTGATAAACGACTCACG TTGGCAGAAATAAATAGGCATATCTGGGTCACTGCAGCAGGAAAAGGAGAATTAGAATTGGAACTATCGATGATGGAAGTAGTGCAGACACATGTGCTCCCGTCCGTCGAGGCGATAGATCCCGATGTACTTCAGGCGATTGCCAGTCTGGGTTGTTTCAAAGAACGTGACAAACTCATCCAAGAATTGCTCAGTCCCAA CCATAACACAGAAAAggtgatatattttttgctTTTGGAGCGAAAAAGAAGAAGACCAGCCTGTGAAGATGAGTTAGAAGTCATGAGAGGCGGAATTCGAGGTGGCACTAGCCAATTAGAAACCGATCCCCCGAGAAAACGTATAGATACTTGTCGAGTAAATGGCAGTACAGCATTGCAACTGGGTCAGATCAGTCAAGGATCACCACTGACTCCACGAAGGCAATCCAG ATGTATGACTGTTTCTGACAGTGCCAGACACCATACGAGACGTTCGCCGAGCACTGGATCTCACACCCACGCATCCCATTCTCATTCATCAACTCCTGGAGGATCACCTCTGCATGGACCAAGTCTCCCGGGGCTCCTCAGTCCACATAGATCGACGCCGATTTCACATCATGGCCAGGCCCCACACAGTCCTCATCGATTATCCACTGGAAGTGCCAGCAGCGGAAATGGAGCATCTCCTAATGCAACAAATTCCACAACAACGGTCACGGCGCCCACTATTGTCCAGCCTCTCGGTAGCGTTGGCATTGAATTCAATGAGAATCTGCCAA TCGGTGTTACGCCACCGGGATCACCTCATACTGGTGCAGGCTCGGGGGCCCATCATTGGCGATCGCGACTtactacaataaaaaattccttccTTGGTAGTCCACGGTTCCATCGACGTAAACTGCTCACTAGCACCGAAGAG GTTCATCTCACACCCGATTCCTCTCCGGAGTTAACGAAGAAGTCTTGGTTTGGTAGTCTTATGGCAACAGAAAAGGATGAGACATTTACAGTTCTCGTGAAAGGGAAGCCGTTGGCCAGTGTCAAAGCCGATCTTATCCACGCATTTCTATCA ATAGCAGAATTGTCTCACAGCGTGAGCTCACCAATGTCTTTCAAAGTTGAATACAAACGTGGAAGTACAGCACCAGCAATGTTCCAAAGACAAGTGAGGTTCCAAGTTGACATTAGTGCTATTTCGAAACATCCGAGTGAACCACTGTTTGCTATTACCTTCACACTTTTAAGTG GTAATATAAGACGATTTCGAAGGGTTTGTGAACATATACAGTCCCAGGTGTGTTCGAGAAATGCCAGTCTTGCTCTGGGATCTCAAAGCAGGGCTGCGCCACCGAGTCCAAGAGCATCGAGGAAATTCGCTACTGAAATGAGTGAGAGTTCAAGTTGTGGGAGTGACACTAGTGAGAGGCTATTCTCTAATCCTCATCCTGCTACCAGACAG
- the LOC135167029 gene encoding ruvB-like 2 has product MAAVAAAKVQEVREITRIERIGAHSHIRGLGLDDSLEPRHVSQGMVGQLSARRATGVILEMIKDGKIAGRAVLLAGQPGTGKTAIAMGLAQALGQDTPFTSMAGSEIYSLEMSKTEALTQAIRKSIGVRIKEETEIIEGEVVEIQVDRPATGVGAKVGKLTLKTTEMETIYDLGNKMIDSLMKEKVQAGDVITIDKATGKINRLGRSFTRARDYDATGSQTRFVQCPEGELQKRKEVVHTVSLHEIDVINSRTHGFLALFSGDTGEIKSEVREQINAKVGEWREEGKAEIVPGVLFIDEVHMLDIECFSFLNRALENEMSPIVIMATNRGITRIRGTNYKSPHGIPIDLLDRMIIVPTTPYQEKDLKEILKIRCEEEDCEMADDALTVLTRIAADSSLRYAIQLITTASLVSRKRKSTEVSIDDVKRVYSLFLDEHRSTQYLKEYQDDFMFNELPEQQPMEIV; this is encoded by the exons ATGGCG gcAGTTGCAGCAGCTAAAGTGCAGGAGGTGCGTGAAATTACTCGAATCGAACGAATCGGAGCCCATTCCCACATTCGCGGACTTGGACTCGATGATAGTTTGGAGCCTCGACAT GTCTCCCAAGGAATGGTGGGTCAGCTGAGCGCTCGTCGAGCAACAGGTGTAATCTTAGAAATGATTAAGGATGGAAAAATCGCTGGACGTGCAGTTCTGTTGGCTGGCCAGCCTGGAACAGGAAAAACAGCAATAGCAATGGGTCTCGCTCAAGCCCTCGGTCAAGATACACCCTTCACTTCCATGGCTGGAtcagaaatttattcattagagATGAGTAAAACTGAGGCACTCACCCAAGCCATACGTAAATCGATTGGTGTGAGAATCAAGGAAGAAACTGAGATAATTGAGGGTGAAGTTGTGGAGATTCAAGTGGACAGACCAGCAACTGGTGTTGGCGCCAAAGTTGGTAAACTAACATTAAAGACAACGGAAATGGAGACAATTTATGATCTTGGTAACAAAATGATTGACAGTTTGATGAAGGAAAAAGTTCAGGCCGGTGATGTTATCACAATTGATAAGGCAACCGGTAAAATAAATCGATTGGGAAGATCATTCACTCGTGCCAGAGATTATGATGCCACTGGATCCCAAACACGATTTGTTCAATGTCCCGAGGGAGAACTTCAAAAACGTAAAGAAGTTGTTCACACAGTATCATTGCATGAAATCGATGTTATCAACAGCAGAACACATGGTTTCTTGGCACTATTTTCTGGAGACACTGGTGAAATAAAATCTGAAGTGCGAGAACAAATCAATGCTAAGGTTGGTGAATGGcgagaagaaggaaaagccgAAATTGTGCCGGGTGTTTTGTTTATTGATGAGGTTCACATGCTCGATATTGAGTGCTTCTCATTTTTAAATCGAGCTCTTGAGAATGAAATGTCACCCATTGTTATCATGGCGACGAATAGAGGCATTACTAGAATCAGAGGAACCAATTATAAAAGCCCTCATGGAATCCCTATTGATCTTTTGGACAGGATGATTATTGTTCCCACTACTCCATATCAGGAGAAGGATCTTaaggaaatattgaaaattagatGTGAGGAGGAGGATTGCGAAATGGCTGATGATGCACTTACTGTTCTTACTAGAATCGCAGCTGATTCTTCACTGAGATATGCGATTCAACTCATCACAACTGCTTCATTGGTTAGCCGTAAAAGGAAAAGTACtgag GTCAGCATTGATGATGTGAAAAGAGTTTATTCGCTGTTTCTCGATGAGCATCGGTCCACGCAGTATCTCAAAGAGTATCAAGACGACTTCATGTTCAATGAGCTTC ctGAGCAGCAACCAATGGAAATTGTTTAG
- the LOC135167075 gene encoding zinc finger HIT domain-containing protein 2 — protein MEDVAASSSTHLCQICNAVPQRYTCPKCTITYCSMNCYKSTSHSNCSEEFYKEWVEAEIKSQSNDPEQKKIMTEILRRVHEQDTNALFNESEEDADGLCDELDSDDDEDVPDLADRIRNVNLDDANELWGILTDAERQEFEALLRNGEEGKLLPEWTPWWSSKSNEKQLIKEIDDQERVEMVGRCPKLLEIPYISAVEKAATTVSFNIINVLYSYVLMVFHYDGDHQNSAKEAVSMFLQLCDSLGSNKIFDNEESALDAVTEKAADHQLLSDEEDNVILDHLKQLIQGPNKTERSFYMLAAISDLHHLFTSAKKELSKAKGKRDNALFIKKFSNRIDEQYLNLSKKSFPLYLKKLEYYFMWIRTYGEQIFDLKNLQLH, from the exons ATGGAAGACGTTGCTGCATCGAGTAGCACACACTTGTGCCAAAT ATGCAACGCGGTTCCACAGAGATATACATGCCCCAAGTGTACTATTACCTATTGCTCAATGAATTGTTACAAGTCTACATCACATTCGAATTGttcagaggaattttataAGGAATGGGTCGAAGCTGAAATTAAATCTCAGTCAAATGATCCTGAACAGAAAAAGATCATGACTGAAATTCTCAGGAGAGTTCATGAACAGGATACAAATGCATTGTTCAATGAAAGTGAAGAAGATGCTGATGGATTATGCGATGAACTCGATTCAGATGACGACGAAGAT GTACCTGATCTGGCCGATCGTATAAGAAATGTAAATTTAGATGATGCCAATGAACTTTGGGGGATTCTCACTGATGCGGAACGTCAAGAATTTGAGGCTCTCCTCAGAAATGGAGAGGAAGGAAAACTTCTACCTGAGTGGACACCCTGGTGGTCATCAAAGAGTAATgagaaacaattaattaaagagATTGATGATCAGGAACGGGTAGAAATGGTTGGCAGGTGTCCCAAACTCCTGGAGATCCCCTATATATCAGCTGTAGAG AAAGCCGCGACTACAGTTTCCTTCAATATTATAAATGTGCTATATTCCTATGTACTCATGGTATTCCATTACGATGGAGATCACCAGAATTCAGCAAAAGAGGCAGTCAGTATGTTTCTACAACTGTGTGACAGTCTTGGATCtaataaaatattcgataatgaaGAATCTGCACTGGATGCTGTCACTGAAAAAGCTGCTGAT CACCAACTATTGAGCGATGAGGAAGACAACGTCATTCTGGATCATCTGAAACAACTAATACAAGGGCCAAACAAAACAGAACGTAGTTTTTACATGTTGGCTGCTATATCAGATCTTCATCACTTATTCACTAGTGCTAAAAAAGAGTTATCAAAGGCGAAAGGGAAACGCGATAATGcactatttattaaaaaattttcaaaccgtATCGACGAACAATACTTGAATCTCTCAAAGAAATCGTTCCCACTCTACTTGAAAAAGTTGGAATACTATTTCATGTGGATTCGGACTTATGGAGAACAGAttttcgatttaaaaaatctacaatTGCATTGA